Proteins from one Nicotiana tabacum cultivar K326 chromosome 23, ASM71507v2, whole genome shotgun sequence genomic window:
- the LOC107766782 gene encoding lysophospholipid acyltransferase 1-like → MGLPEMESMASAIGVSVPVLRFLLCFVATIPVSFLHRFVPSAVGRHLYAAVTGAVLSYLSFGFSSNLHFFGPMLLGYASMVLSRRFCGIITFFAAFGYLIGCHVYYMSGDAWKEGGIDATGALMVITLKIISCVINYQDGLLKEEDLREAQKKNRLLKLPSLPEYVGYCLCCGSHFAGPVYEMKDYLDWTERKGIWKPSEKGNPSPLGSTLRALLQAAICMGLYLYLVPLFPLSRFTDPLYQEWCFFKRLGYQYMACFTARWKYYFIWSISEAAIIISGLGFSGWTNSSSPKPRWDRAKNVDVLGVELAKSSVQLPLVWNIQVSTWLRHYVYERLIQKGRKPGFFQLLATQTVSAVWHGLYPGYIIFFVQSALMIAGSRVIYRWQQAATGTLFEKILVLMNFGYTLLVLNYSAVGFMVLSLHETLTAYGSVYYVGTIVPVVLILLSKVVKPPKPATSKARKVE, encoded by the exons ATGGGGCTGCCGGAGATGGAATCAATGGCGTCGGCGATCGGAGTATCAGTACCGGTGCTCCGTTTCTTGCTTTGTTTCGTCGCCACCATTCCGGTGAGCTTCCTCCACCGTTTTGTCCCGAGCGCCGTCGGTAGGCACCTCTACGCCGCCGTTACCGGCGCTGTTCTCTCGTACCTGTCATTTGGTTTCTCCTCAAATCTTCATTTCTTTGGGCCTATGCTTCTCGGTTATGCTTCCATGGTTCTCTCTCGCCGTTTCTGCGGGATCATCACTTTCTTCGCTGCGTTTGGATATCTTATTGGATG CCATGTATACTACATGAGTGGAGATGCATGGAAGGAAGGAGGAATTGATGCTACGG GAGCTCTAATGGTCATAACGCTGAAAATAATTTCATGTGTGATTAATTACCAAGATGGATTGTTGAAGGAAGAAGATTTGCGTGAGGCTCAGAAGAAAAATCGTCTGCTCAAATTGCCATCGTTACCTGAGTACGTTGGTTACTGTCTCTGTTGTGGAAGTCATTTTGCAGGTCCAGTGTATGAGATGAAGGATTACCTTGACTGGACAGAGAGAAAAGGA ATCTGGAAACCTTCAGAGAAAGGAAATCCCTCACCTTTAGGGTCAACTTTAAGGGCTCTTCTTCAAGCTGCTATTTGTATGGGGTTGTATCTCTACCTGGTGCCTCTTTTTCCACTTTCCAGGTTCACTGATCCATTATACCAAGAATGGTGTTTCTTCAAACGGTTGGGTTACCAATATATGGCTTGCTTTACCGCCCGGTGGAAATATTATTTTATCTGGTCAATTTCTGAAGCTGCTATCATCATATCCGGACTAGGGTTCAGTGGTTGGACAAACTCTTCTTCACCAAAACCACGTTGGGACCGTGCCAAAAATGTTGATGTATTGGGTGTTGAGTTAGCAAAGAGCTCGGTTCAGTTACCACTTGTATGGAACATTCAAGTCAGCACGTGGCTGCGCCACT ATGTATATGAGAGGCTCATACAAAAAGGAAGGAAGCCTGGTTTCTTCCAGTTGCTAGCTACCCAGACTGTCAGTGCTGTATGGCAT GGATTGTATCCTGGGTACATCATTTTCTTTGTACAGTCCGCTTTGATGATTGCTGGATCAAGAG TCATTTACAGATGGCAGCAAGCTGCTACTGGTACTCTGTTTGAGAAGATTCTGGTATTGATGAACTTTGGATACACACTTCTGGTTCTAAACTATTCCGCTGTTGGGTTCATG GTATTAAGCCTGCATGAAACCCTTACTGCATATGGAAGTGTATACTATGTTGGAACAATTGTACCAGTTGTACTCATCCTGCTTAGTAAAGTAGTTAAGCCTCCAAAGCCTGCGACATCTAAAGCTAGGAAAGTAGAGTGA